A genomic stretch from Rhodobacterales bacterium HKCCA1288 includes:
- a CDS encoding D-amino acid aminotransferase: protein MVSTHQSEEDARNEHILIWINGVLKPRAEAMVSVYDSGFMLGDGVWEGLRLYNGKWAFLDDHMDRLFEAAKAIDLDIGMTRAAVIAALEDTRRANEMQTDAHARLMVTRGVKMRPFQHPALSRSGPTVAIIMEHSKPSIPRPIRLATVPHLRGLPMTQDPKLNSHSKLNCILACIAAEKAGADEALMLDIHGFVNTTNACNFFIIRKGEVWTSTGDYCMNGITRQKVIDLCRNNDIPVFEKNFSLVETYSADEAFLTGTFGAQTPVGEIDGRVIGTGDLGPLTTRIRALYKDMIDQGTE from the coding sequence ATGGTCAGCACACATCAAAGCGAAGAAGACGCGCGCAATGAACATATTCTGATCTGGATCAACGGAGTGCTCAAACCCCGCGCCGAGGCAATGGTCAGCGTCTATGACAGCGGCTTTATGCTTGGTGATGGCGTTTGGGAGGGGTTACGTCTCTATAATGGGAAATGGGCCTTTTTGGACGATCATATGGATCGCCTGTTTGAGGCTGCCAAAGCGATTGATCTTGATATCGGTATGACCCGCGCCGCGGTGATTGCGGCCCTCGAAGACACCCGCCGCGCCAACGAGATGCAGACCGATGCCCATGCCAGATTGATGGTCACACGTGGGGTCAAGATGCGCCCCTTTCAACATCCTGCCCTGTCGCGTTCTGGCCCGACTGTTGCGATCATCATGGAGCATTCCAAACCCTCCATCCCGCGCCCCATTCGTCTGGCCACAGTGCCACATCTGCGCGGCTTGCCGATGACGCAAGACCCCAAGCTAAACTCTCATTCCAAATTGAATTGTATTCTCGCTTGCATCGCCGCGGAAAAGGCGGGGGCCGATGAGGCCTTGATGTTAGACATCCATGGCTTTGTGAACACCACAAATGCGTGCAATTTCTTCATCATTCGCAAGGGCGAGGTTTGGACAAGCACAGGCGATTATTGCATGAATGGGATCACACGGCAGAAGGTCATTGACCTGTGCCGCAACAATGACATCCCCGTCTTTGAGAAAAACTTTTCCTTGGTGGAAACCTATAGCGCAGATGAGGCATTTTTGACGGGCACATTTGGCGCGCAAACCCCTGTGGGCGAGATTGACGGCCGCGTCATCGGCACAGGCGATTTGGGCCCCCTGACCACGCGCATCCGCGCGCTTTATAAAGACATGATTGATCAAGGCACAGAATAG
- the rsfS gene encoding ribosome silencing factor → MAVTDTAEIAPHADTHAPRIGGKDLLDQVLDSLSDDKAENVITIELAGKSSMADYMVVASGRSTRQVAAIATNLVDRLKQDYGLLSKTEGKDAGDWVLIDTGDVIVHVFRPEVRDFYQIEKMWLPNGTAQA, encoded by the coding sequence ATGGCGGTAACTGACACCGCAGAGATTGCGCCGCATGCCGACACGCATGCACCCCGCATTGGTGGCAAGGATTTGCTAGACCAAGTGCTTGACTCTCTGAGCGATGACAAAGCTGAAAACGTAATCACAATCGAGCTGGCGGGGAAATCCTCAATGGCCGATTATATGGTCGTGGCTTCGGGGCGTTCGACACGGCAAGTGGCCGCTATAGCGACCAATTTGGTGGATCGCCTCAAGCAAGATTACGGGCTTTTGTCCAAAACCGAGGGCAAAGACGCAGGTGATTGGGTTTTAATCGACACGGGCGATGTGATCGTACATGTCTTCCGCCCCGAAGTGCGGGATTTCTACCAGATCGAAAAGATGTGGCTGCCCAATGGCACGGCGCAGGCCTAA
- a CDS encoding ABC transporter permease gives MRKPQTISNRFPALRVILALMLREMSTRYGQSAGGYLWAVVEPLGAIFILAAGYGMILSAPPLGVSHILFLASGFLPFSLFQSMQLTVARSLIFSRPLLNYPVVGWCHAVVARGLLNGLTGLLIAAIVLGVVLGISTARATPDAQLILAALGLSLVLGAGVGVLNAALIGLWPVWEQIWSVATRPLFFVSAVFFLPETLPNWAQDILWFNPLIHVVGLMRDGLYGFYSPAITPLYACAAGVIPLAVGLLVLTRYHHVILSR, from the coding sequence ATGAGAAAGCCGCAAACGATATCGAACCGTTTCCCTGCTCTTCGGGTGATCCTTGCTTTGATGCTGCGCGAGATGTCTACGCGCTATGGTCAAAGCGCGGGGGGCTACTTGTGGGCGGTGGTCGAGCCTTTGGGCGCAATCTTCATCCTTGCTGCAGGCTATGGAATGATCTTGTCGGCCCCGCCCTTGGGGGTGTCTCATATTTTGTTTTTGGCCAGCGGGTTTTTGCCCTTCTCTCTGTTTCAGTCGATGCAGCTCACCGTGGCGCGCAGTTTGATTTTTTCTCGCCCCTTGCTGAATTATCCAGTGGTGGGATGGTGCCACGCGGTGGTCGCGCGCGGCCTGTTGAACGGGCTGACAGGGTTGTTGATTGCGGCAATTGTGTTGGGGGTGGTTTTGGGCATCAGCACCGCCCGCGCAACGCCAGATGCGCAATTGATCCTTGCGGCGTTGGGTTTGTCCTTGGTGTTGGGTGCGGGGGTGGGGGTGTTGAATGCCGCCCTGATCGGGCTTTGGCCCGTTTGGGAGCAAATTTGGTCGGTCGCAACGCGGCCCTTGTTCTTTGTTTCGGCGGTGTTCTTTTTGCCCGAAACCCTGCCAAACTGGGCGCAGGATATCTTGTGGTTCAACCCGTTGATCCATGTGGTGGGCTTGATGCGCGATGGTCTTTATGGGTTCTACAGCCCCGCCATTACCCCGCTCTATGCCTGTGCCGCGGGGGTGATCCCTCTTGCCGTGGGGCTTTTGGTGCTGACGCGGTATCATCATGTGATTTTATCGCGCTGA
- a CDS encoding sugar transporter: protein MVDQPKRIIQVRPTARPAQMRPRHLIAAAGGLFGVVLPLSLLAIYLWVFATPQYQVIAGFTVRQEEGSSLQSTGLGGLVQLGGLTAPRGDADILYEFIRSGDLAMRLDQELDMIAHYSAAYSRDPLFSLNPEAKATDLLRYWRRMTSLSYDRASGLIEFRLRAFSPEMALALSEAVISKSETLINELNLAARENLLEFAQIDLAQAGADLTLARGAMTDFRTRSQIVDISSDLQGRMGVLNTLQQQLAEALIATDMLAATSGENDPRLAQSRARISVIESRILQERASFASADPMGGNGRDYPNLLAQYEALATEQELAERRYAAAQAALEMAQDNLARQTRYLAVFIRPALPDDADYPKRALILTLASLFAGLIYVVLTLAAYALRDRR from the coding sequence ATGGTAGATCAGCCCAAACGCATCATCCAAGTGCGCCCCACGGCACGCCCCGCACAGATGCGACCGCGGCATCTGATCGCCGCAGCAGGCGGCCTTTTTGGGGTGGTCTTACCCCTTAGCCTCTTGGCGATCTATCTTTGGGTCTTTGCCACCCCGCAATATCAGGTGATTGCAGGCTTTACTGTGCGCCAAGAAGAAGGCAGCAGCCTGCAAAGCACGGGACTTGGCGGGTTGGTGCAATTGGGCGGGCTGACCGCACCGCGGGGCGATGCCGATATTCTTTATGAATTCATCCGCAGCGGCGATCTAGCCATGCGTCTGGATCAAGAGTTGGACATGATCGCCCATTACAGCGCCGCTTACAGCCGTGATCCGCTCTTCAGTCTAAACCCCGAGGCCAAGGCCACCGATCTGCTTCGCTATTGGCGGCGGATGACAAGCCTGTCCTATGACCGCGCCTCTGGCCTGATCGAATTTCGTCTGCGCGCTTTTTCGCCCGAAATGGCCTTGGCGCTGTCTGAGGCGGTCATTTCCAAAAGTGAGACTTTGATCAATGAATTGAATTTGGCGGCACGCGAGAACCTTTTGGAATTTGCCCAAATAGATCTTGCCCAAGCGGGTGCAGATTTAACCCTTGCGCGCGGCGCGATGACGGATTTTCGCACCCGCAGTCAAATCGTGGATATCAGCTCAGACCTTCAGGGACGAATGGGGGTTCTGAACACCCTGCAACAGCAATTGGCCGAAGCGTTAATCGCAACCGACATGTTGGCGGCCACTTCGGGTGAAAATGACCCGCGCCTTGCGCAATCCCGTGCGCGCATTTCTGTGATCGAAAGCCGAATCTTACAAGAAAGGGCCAGTTTCGCCAGCGCCGACCCAATGGGCGGAAATGGCCGTGATTACCCCAATCTTTTGGCGCAATATGAGGCGCTGGCGACCGAGCAAGAATTGGCTGAACGTCGATACGCCGCCGCACAAGCCGCCCTAGAAATGGCACAAGACAATCTCGCGCGTCAGACCCGCTATCTGGCAGTCTTTATTCGCCCTGCCCTGCCCGATGATGCCGATTATCCCAAGCGCGCATTGATCCTGACCTTGGCGAGCCTGTTTGCTGGCCTGATTTATGTTGTTCTCACCTTAGCGGCCTATGCGTTACGCGACAGGCGGTAA
- the smc gene encoding chromosome segregation protein SMC: MRFSRLRLNGFKSFVDPTELVISDGLTGVVGPNGCGKSNLLEALRWVMGENRASAMRGGGMEDVIFAGAATRPARNFAEVSLSIDNQDRLAPAGFNEDDTLEVVRRITRDAGSAYKANGKDTRARDVQMLFADASTGAHSPALVRQGQISELINAKPRARRRVLEEAAGISGLYQRRHEAELKLKGAETNLTRVDDVIEQLAGQLSSLARQARQAARYREVGTELRQAEGMLLYLRWREADQARARAEETLRLAVQSAAQAEAAAVKAAQAREEAEAALPPKREEEAIAAAILQRLTVERETLQAEDFRVRQAIEGLEARIEQLTRDIGREDSLNTDASETVAKLMEEREALFEARKGHDEALKAASLAAADAAEVLADCETGLSQLTEDAARLAARHQSAERIVSDARAALERNRAEAEKARLAAAEAEARLAEVSHDVDTAQTALASATEQANQAEAALAQAEADRATAQSEEGEARAALAEANGTLSTLESEVRALRRLLEREQGAAEQLLDHVKVDVGFEAAVGAALADDLKAPIRADCLATRLTGWLGLDQYANPQPLPQGAICLADVTRAPRVLARRLSQVGIVDAADGARLQKDLLPGQRLVSREGDLWRWDGYSLASEDSSSAAARRLQQVNQLEKLDRELTAAKDAADAARSRHDEISARLTAASEADKTARQSRRDADSAMAEASRLLSRAEAERNILAGRLETLTQAVSRHGEEAASAERQLVEAEAGQKALEDLTTMRARVESAKSTVEAARLTMLAKRTAHDEIKREGEARERRIDQIASEVDGWQKRLDTAKSRMAELNTRRIEAEAQLQDAKNKPDHLAGQRAELAQKIKDAEARKAAAADALSVAEGIARTATSAERDAERSASDAREARAAAEARRDGAAESVAHAAERIHEEIEVTPDALLEQLETDPTDMASAEKLEGDVMRLRRQRDALGAVNLRAEEDAREVQTEHDTLLSEKQDLEAAISKLRSGIAALNKEGRERLLAAFDEVNRNFGQLFSHLFGGGEARLVLVESDDPLEAGLEILCQPPGKKLSTLSLLSGGEQTLTALALIFAVFLANPAPICVLDEVDAPLDDANVTRFCDMLDEMTRRTKTRFLIITHHAVTMARMDRLFGVTMAEQGVSQLVSVDLKKAEALVA, encoded by the coding sequence GTGCGGTTTTCCAGATTACGCTTGAACGGCTTTAAAAGCTTTGTTGACCCGACCGAATTGGTAATTTCGGACGGTCTTACGGGCGTGGTTGGCCCCAATGGCTGTGGCAAGTCTAATCTTCTGGAAGCGTTGCGGTGGGTCATGGGCGAGAATCGCGCCTCGGCGATGCGCGGCGGCGGTATGGAAGATGTGATTTTCGCGGGGGCGGCAACACGGCCTGCGCGTAACTTCGCAGAAGTATCCCTTAGCATCGATAATCAAGACCGTCTCGCACCCGCAGGGTTTAACGAGGATGACACCCTTGAGGTCGTGCGCCGTATCACCCGCGATGCAGGATCTGCCTACAAGGCCAATGGCAAAGACACGCGTGCGCGTGATGTGCAGATGCTGTTTGCGGATGCCTCAACAGGCGCGCATAGCCCCGCCTTGGTGCGGCAGGGTCAGATTTCGGAGTTGATCAACGCAAAACCACGCGCAAGACGGCGGGTTCTTGAGGAGGCTGCGGGTATCTCGGGCCTCTATCAGCGCCGTCATGAGGCCGAGCTAAAGCTGAAGGGTGCAGAAACCAATCTCACCCGTGTTGATGATGTGATTGAACAACTGGCGGGGCAATTATCCTCGCTTGCTCGGCAGGCGCGTCAAGCCGCGCGGTATCGCGAGGTTGGGACAGAGCTGCGCCAAGCCGAAGGGATGCTGTTATATTTGCGTTGGCGAGAGGCAGATCAGGCCCGCGCGCGCGCTGAGGAAACCTTGCGCTTGGCCGTGCAATCTGCGGCGCAGGCTGAGGCGGCCGCGGTCAAGGCCGCCCAAGCGCGTGAGGAGGCCGAAGCCGCCCTTCCCCCTAAACGGGAGGAGGAGGCAATCGCTGCCGCAATTTTGCAGCGGCTGACTGTAGAGCGCGAAACGCTGCAAGCCGAAGATTTCCGTGTTCGCCAAGCGATTGAAGGATTGGAAGCACGGATTGAACAACTGACCCGTGACATTGGTCGCGAAGACAGTCTTAACACGGATGCAAGCGAAACAGTGGCCAAGCTGATGGAGGAGCGCGAAGCCCTCTTTGAGGCACGTAAAGGCCATGATGAGGCGTTGAAGGCCGCGTCACTTGCAGCCGCTGATGCCGCTGAGGTTTTGGCCGATTGTGAAACGGGCCTCAGTCAGCTGACAGAAGACGCAGCGCGTCTTGCAGCGCGCCATCAATCCGCAGAGCGCATTGTTTCTGACGCCCGCGCCGCCCTTGAGCGGAACCGCGCCGAGGCGGAAAAGGCACGGCTTGCGGCGGCGGAAGCCGAGGCGCGCTTGGCCGAGGTGAGCCACGATGTAGACACAGCACAAACCGCTTTGGCCAGTGCGACAGAGCAGGCAAACCAAGCTGAGGCTGCATTGGCACAGGCCGAAGCAGATCGCGCCACCGCCCAAAGCGAAGAGGGCGAGGCCCGCGCCGCTTTGGCTGAGGCCAATGGCACGCTGAGCACGCTTGAGTCCGAAGTGCGCGCATTGCGCCGCCTGCTTGAGCGTGAACAGGGCGCGGCGGAGCAATTGCTGGATCATGTGAAGGTGGATGTGGGTTTTGAGGCCGCCGTTGGGGCGGCCTTGGCCGATGATCTCAAGGCCCCGATCCGCGCAGATTGTCTGGCAACACGGCTGACAGGGTGGCTTGGTCTGGATCAATATGCCAATCCCCAACCCTTGCCCCAAGGGGCGATTTGTTTGGCCGATGTCACCCGCGCGCCGCGCGTATTGGCGCGGCGTTTGTCGCAGGTCGGTATTGTCGATGCCGCAGATGGGGCGCGGTTGCAAAAGGATCTTTTGCCAGGTCAGCGCTTGGTCAGCCGCGAGGGCGATCTCTGGCGGTGGGACGGCTATAGCCTTGCATCTGAGGACAGCTCAAGCGCGGCTGCACGGCGCTTGCAGCAGGTTAATCAACTGGAAAAGTTGGATCGGGAATTGACTGCGGCCAAGGATGCCGCCGATGCAGCCCGCAGCCGCCATGACGAAATTTCAGCACGTCTCACTGCCGCAAGCGAGGCAGATAAAACTGCCCGCCAATCGCGCCGTGATGCCGATAGCGCCATGGCCGAAGCCAGTCGCCTCTTGTCGCGCGCCGAAGCAGAGCGCAATATTTTGGCAGGTCGTCTTGAAACATTGACCCAAGCCGTCAGCCGCCATGGCGAGGAAGCCGCAAGTGCCGAGCGGCAATTGGTTGAAGCTGAGGCGGGGCAAAAAGCCCTTGAAGACCTCACGACAATGCGCGCGCGGGTTGAAAGCGCGAAATCGACAGTCGAGGCTGCGCGCCTGACGATGTTGGCCAAACGCACGGCGCATGATGAGATCAAACGCGAAGGCGAAGCGCGGGAACGCCGCATTGATCAAATTGCAAGCGAAGTAGATGGGTGGCAAAAGCGTCTTGATACCGCAAAGTCCCGCATGGCGGAGCTGAATACCCGCCGCATTGAGGCTGAGGCTCAATTGCAAGATGCGAAGAACAAACCCGACCATCTTGCGGGCCAGCGCGCAGAATTGGCGCAAAAGATCAAAGATGCCGAGGCGCGCAAGGCGGCTGCCGCAGATGCGTTGAGCGTTGCAGAAGGTATTGCGCGCACCGCGACATCAGCCGAGCGCGATGCCGAACGCAGCGCCTCGGATGCCCGCGAAGCCCGCGCGGCTGCCGAAGCGCGGCGCGATGGTGCGGCAGAATCCGTTGCCCATGCAGCGGAGCGCATCCATGAGGAGATAGAAGTCACCCCTGATGCGTTGTTAGAGCAATTAGAGACAGACCCGACCGATATGGCCTCGGCTGAAAAGCTTGAAGGTGATGTTATGCGCCTGCGCCGTCAGCGCGATGCGCTTGGTGCGGTTAACCTTCGGGCTGAGGAGGATGCGCGCGAAGTCCAAACCGAGCATGACACGTTGCTGTCAGAAAAGCAGGATCTTGAAGCGGCCATTTCAAAGCTACGTTCGGGGATTGCGGCCTTGAACAAAGAAGGGCGCGAGCGTCTTTTGGCAGCCTTTGATGAGGTCAACCGCAATTTTGGACAGTTGTTTAGCCACCTGTTTGGCGGTGGTGAAGCGCGGCTTGTTTTGGTCGAAAGCGATGATCCTCTCGAAGCGGGGCTTGAGATCCTGTGCCAACCGCCGGGCAAGAAACTCTCGACCTTGTCACTGTTGTCGGGGGGAGAACAAACCCTTACCGCGCTTGCGCTTATCTTTGCGGTCTTCTTGGCCAATCCTGCGCCAATCTGTGTGTTGGACGAGGTGGATGCGCCTTTGGACGATGCCAACGTGACCCGTTTCTGCGATATGTTGGACGAGATGACCCGCCGCACCAAAACGCGCTTCTTGATCATCACGCACCATGCTGTGACGATGGCGCGGATGGATCGCTTGTTCGGCGTCACAATGGCCGAGCAAGGTGTCAGCCAATTGGTCAGTGTTGATCTGAAAAAGGCTGAGGCTTTGGTCGCCTAG
- a CDS encoding glycosyltransferase: MLHLGSPAPTGQRPRPDGNAPPKGRLVAVIATHNRLASLSRALDALLESTSRDLAAIVVVDNASSDQTWSMLCANPDPRVLPIRMARNQGGAGAFATAIKFAMSALDPDWLLIMDDDAWPETGAIAAFHSTDHRGADMIAAAVYAPDGTIMEMNRPSQNPFWDWGRFWATARYGRAGFHIPHSAYHQTAPHPIDVTSFVGLFVSRAIVTKIGTPNPKLFVSGEDGIYTLTATKAGFSGVFLPQIRFRHACKTFSGAGGGFYPVWKAYFYHRNLMILYRQAAGIWFWAVLLVILPKWILKARRQVGNRGAYLTLLALAIWDGLLHNLSRDPARLIARYQRDKIT, translated from the coding sequence ATGTTGCATTTGGGCAGCCCTGCACCCACGGGCCAGCGCCCAAGGCCAGACGGGAATGCACCGCCTAAGGGTCGGTTGGTGGCGGTGATTGCAACGCATAATCGCCTCGCGTCTTTATCGCGCGCACTTGATGCACTTCTGGAAAGCACATCTCGTGATCTGGCCGCCATAGTTGTGGTCGATAATGCCTCAAGCGATCAAACTTGGTCGATGCTTTGCGCGAATCCCGACCCCCGTGTTCTGCCAATTCGAATGGCGCGGAATCAAGGCGGGGCGGGGGCCTTTGCCACAGCCATCAAATTTGCGATGTCCGCCCTTGATCCCGATTGGCTATTGATCATGGATGATGACGCATGGCCAGAAACAGGTGCCATTGCAGCGTTTCACAGCACGGATCACCGCGGCGCAGATATGATTGCCGCCGCAGTTTATGCGCCTGATGGCACGATTATGGAAATGAACCGCCCCTCTCAAAACCCGTTCTGGGATTGGGGTAGGTTTTGGGCAACTGCGCGATATGGGCGGGCGGGCTTTCATATCCCGCATAGCGCCTATCACCAAACCGCACCCCACCCGATTGATGTGACGTCCTTTGTTGGGCTGTTTGTAAGCCGTGCGATTGTCACCAAAATTGGGACACCAAACCCCAAACTCTTTGTTTCAGGCGAAGATGGAATTTATACCCTCACCGCGACCAAAGCGGGGTTTTCGGGTGTCTTTTTACCGCAAATCCGCTTTCGCCATGCCTGCAAAACATTTTCAGGCGCGGGCGGCGGGTTTTACCCAGTCTGGAAAGCCTATTTTTATCATCGGAACCTGATGATCCTATATCGTCAGGCGGCGGGGATTTGGTTCTGGGCTGTTCTTCTCGTGATCCTGCCCAAATGGATCCTCAAGGCACGCCGCCAAGTGGGCAATCGCGGGGCCTATCTGACGCTCTTGGCCTTAGCCATTTGGGATGGGCTTTTGCACAACTTATCGCGTGATCCCGCGCGGCTGATTGCGCGATATCAGCGCGATAAAATCACATGA
- a CDS encoding cobalamin biosynthesis protein — protein sequence MITETAALLVLALGLDALFGEPRMLWQRIPHPAVVMGRIIAWADRRYNTENAAARSAGVTVMALLSLGALGLGATIALLPFGEVISILLAAILIAQRSLISHVLAVRDALGLSLPEARRALSDIVGRDTAELGESEISRAAIESAAENFSDGVIAPAFWFLILGLPGVLLYKLVNTADSMIGHRTPRHEEFGFAAAKFDDILNYIPARLSGALIAAVCGKPAAWAVMREDASKHPSPNAGWPEAAMAGALDITLAGPRSYHGHLSDHPSLNAAGRAEATRSDISNAVTILWKSWAAFVMAVVLLAVLAA from the coding sequence ATGATCACGGAAACCGCTGCCCTCTTGGTTCTGGCGCTTGGCCTTGATGCCCTATTTGGCGAACCACGCATGCTGTGGCAGCGTATCCCCCATCCTGCCGTGGTGATGGGGCGGATCATTGCTTGGGCAGATCGCCGCTACAACACCGAAAACGCGGCTGCACGCAGCGCAGGCGTGACGGTTATGGCGCTTTTGTCCCTTGGCGCTTTGGGGCTTGGGGCCACAATCGCCCTCTTGCCCTTTGGGGAGGTGATCTCAATCCTGCTTGCAGCCATCCTCATCGCACAGCGCAGCCTCATATCCCATGTCTTGGCCGTGCGCGATGCTTTGGGCCTGTCGCTGCCCGAAGCCCGCCGCGCGCTCAGCGATATCGTAGGGCGGGACACGGCTGAATTGGGTGAAAGCGAAATCAGCCGTGCCGCGATTGAATCTGCGGCTGAAAATTTTTCAGACGGGGTGATTGCCCCTGCCTTTTGGTTTCTCATCCTCGGGCTACCTGGCGTGTTGCTCTATAAACTCGTGAACACAGCCGACAGCATGATTGGCCACCGCACCCCGCGACATGAGGAATTTGGGTTTGCTGCCGCCAAGTTTGACGACATCCTCAACTACATCCCTGCCCGTCTCAGCGGGGCACTGATTGCCGCTGTTTGCGGCAAACCTGCGGCTTGGGCGGTGATGCGAGAGGACGCCTCAAAGCACCCAAGCCCCAACGCAGGATGGCCCGAAGCCGCAATGGCAGGCGCGCTTGATATCACATTGGCAGGCCCGCGCAGTTATCATGGGCATCTCAGCGATCACCCAAGCCTGAACGCCGCAGGACGGGCAGAGGCCACACGCAGCGATATTTCGAACGCGGTTACGATCCTTTGGAAATCATGGGCCGCATTTGTGATGGCTGTCGTGCTTCTGGCGGTCTTGGCCGCCTAG
- a CDS encoding pyridoxal phosphate-dependent class II aminotransferase: protein MTTKTQHSRDHGGGIDAAAAQYGGARADWLDLSTGINPSPYPIGDLPADAWHALPDQGAEAALIAAARAFWSVPAYLDILPTHGASAAIARLPTIFGDLDKSAQITMPTYNEWAASFEGAGWTITQGSAALEIYVHPNNPDGRLAPAPVGDKIRIYDESFCDVIPEASHLPKIAESSRDIVLKSFGKFWGLAGLRLGFVIAAPDTIARLRAVMGPWSVSGPALVIGARALRDPAWAEDTRRRLAQDAARLDALMAAAGANDPCGTSLFRLFHVGNAAALQSKLAQHHIWTRIFPYSTSMIRLGLPHAPEDWTRLEKALA from the coding sequence ATGACGACCAAAACGCAACATAGCCGCGACCATGGGGGCGGAATTGATGCCGCCGCTGCCCAATATGGTGGGGCGCGCGCAGATTGGCTTGATCTTTCAACAGGGATCAATCCCTCCCCCTATCCAATCGGTGACCTGCCTGCCGATGCATGGCACGCCCTGCCCGATCAGGGGGCTGAGGCTGCGCTGATTGCCGCCGCGCGCGCATTTTGGTCGGTTCCCGCATATCTTGATATTCTGCCAACACATGGCGCCTCTGCGGCAATTGCGCGATTGCCCACGATTTTTGGGGATTTGGACAAATCCGCGCAAATCACCATGCCCACCTATAATGAATGGGCGGCCAGTTTCGAGGGTGCAGGTTGGACGATAACCCAAGGCAGCGCCGCGCTTGAGATCTATGTCCACCCCAACAACCCCGATGGTCGCCTCGCGCCTGCACCAGTCGGTGACAAAATCCGCATCTATGATGAAAGTTTCTGCGATGTGATACCTGAGGCCAGCCACCTGCCCAAAATCGCAGAAAGCAGTCGCGATATTGTGCTTAAAAGCTTTGGGAAATTCTGGGGCCTTGCAGGTCTGCGCCTTGGCTTTGTCATCGCCGCGCCCGACACGATTGCCCGTTTGCGGGCGGTAATGGGCCCATGGTCTGTTTCAGGCCCCGCCCTTGTGATCGGGGCGCGGGCCTTGCGTGATCCCGCATGGGCCGAGGACACCCGCCGTAGATTGGCGCAAGATGCGGCGCGGCTTGATGCGCTGATGGCGGCGGCGGGCGCAAATGATCCGTGCGGCACAAGCCTGTTTAGACTGTTCCATGTTGGCAACGCTGCGGCCCTGCAATCCAAGCTTGCGCAGCATCACATCTGGACACGCATCTTTCCCTATTCCACCTCTATGATCAGACTGGGCTTACCCCATGCACCCGAGGACTGGACAAGGTTGGAAAAGGCATTGGCATGA
- a CDS encoding ABC transporter ATP-binding protein: MIKLEHLSKSFRTGQSRHIILDDVTLTLPKGRALALLGRNGAGKSTFLRMIAGILSPDHGRILREGSISWPVGFGGSLHGDLSGAQNTRFIARVYGVDSEDLLEFVADFAELGAAFDRPVRLYSQGMRARLSFGLSMGIKFDTYLVDEVTAVGDAAFRRKSAAVFRDRIRGSSALVVNHNLAELRDYCDAALILEAGKLNYYADLNEAIKAHKAMLS; encoded by the coding sequence ATGATCAAGCTTGAGCATCTTTCAAAATCTTTTCGCACAGGCCAATCCCGTCACATCATTCTAGATGATGTGACCCTCACCTTACCCAAGGGGCGCGCTTTAGCCTTATTGGGGCGCAATGGCGCGGGCAAATCGACCTTTTTACGGATGATTGCGGGGATTTTATCACCAGATCACGGGCGTATCCTGCGCGAGGGCAGCATTTCATGGCCTGTCGGGTTTGGCGGCTCATTACACGGTGATTTATCTGGCGCCCAAAACACCCGCTTCATTGCCCGCGTCTATGGGGTGGATAGCGAAGACCTTCTCGAATTTGTTGCCGATTTCGCCGAACTCGGCGCAGCGTTTGATCGCCCCGTCCGCCTCTATAGCCAAGGGATGCGCGCACGGCTTAGTTTTGGTCTCTCTATGGGGATCAAGTTCGACACCTATTTGGTTGATGAGGTGACGGCCGTGGGTGATGCTGCATTTCGGCGCAAAAGTGCGGCCGTATTTCGGGATCGCATCCGCGGATCTAGTGCGTTGGTGGTGAACCACAATCTGGCCGAACTGCGCGACTATTGCGATGCGGCGCTCATTCTTGAGGCGGGAAAGCTTAACTACTATGCCGACCTGAATGAGGCCATTAAGGCGCATAAGGCTATGCTGTCGTAG
- the rlmH gene encoding 23S rRNA (pseudouridine(1915)-N(3))-methyltransferase RlmH, with product MRVSICCVGRLRQGPEHDLITEYLTRFDRTGRALGLTLGDVIEVEDKKNQGMKAEGDLLRRALPKSAMIWALDERGETLSSPEFATGLGQVRDQGTSDLALIIGGADGIEPNLRGEAARRISFGRMVWPHMLVRVMLSEQLYRAASILAGAPYHRV from the coding sequence ATGCGCGTGTCCATCTGTTGTGTCGGCCGCCTGCGGCAAGGCCCCGAACATGATCTGATTACCGAATACCTCACGCGATTTGATCGCACAGGCCGCGCACTTGGCCTGACTTTAGGCGATGTCATTGAGGTGGAAGATAAAAAGAATCAGGGCATGAAAGCCGAAGGCGACTTGCTGCGCCGTGCTTTACCAAAATCCGCGATGATCTGGGCGCTAGACGAGCGGGGCGAGACCCTAAGCTCTCCAGAATTCGCCACAGGTCTTGGTCAAGTGCGTGATCAAGGAACAAGCGATTTGGCGCTGATCATTGGCGGGGCAGATGGCATTGAGCCAAACCTACGCGGCGAAGCCGCACGGCGTATTTCCTTCGGCCGTATGGTTTGGCCGCACATGTTGGTGCGGGTGATGCTGTCTGAACAGCTTTACCGTGCCGCATCAATCCTTGCGGGCGCGCCTTATCACCGCGTCTGA